From the genome of Gimesia chilikensis:
GTGATAGCCGCGCAATCGCTGCGCCCGTGGTTCACTCTGCTCACACGTGAGATCAATCACATGCACAATCTCCGCCGGAAGCTCATGAGACAACAGACGCCGACTGACAAACAGATTCTCCGTTAATTGATTCAAAGGCGGCTCCGGTCTCAACAGCCGCGCCCCATGCCAGATCGCGTTCAGATACAGCAGGTAGGGAAACAACAGACACCGATTGAACAACGGCACCAGCCCCGCTTCCGATTTGTTAAACACCCGGGGACCGAGACCAAAATACCCCGCCGCCACCAGCGCAAAGCTGAACGCAGGCCAGAGCAGCAGCCACCACAGCCCCTGGTGCATCCCGGCGGCCAGCACCAGCAGCACCGCAATCAGCAGCAGTAGAAAACCGATTCTCATACAGGGCAACTTGAAACAGTAAGATTGTCGGGCGGGTTCTCAGTATTAAGGAACCGAAACCACCAGCATTTCGTTTCCCTGTTTCTGAAACTCGTAAGGCACGCGTCTGATCTGCACATCATAACCCTCCGCGGACAGTTGTGCCACGACCGGTTCGCGATACCGTGACGGCCTCGCCCCCAGTTCCAGCAACGGAAACACACGGACCTCGCGAGCCACCCTGCATAACTCCCTGAGGGAAGCCAGATGAAACTCCAGGGAAAAGTGCACGCTGTACAGAAACAGAAAGTGCGAGCAGACCGCCAGATCAAAGGCAGCCTCCTCAAACGGCAACACAGGCAACGCCGCCTCCCGGTAGCGCCCCTGCGCCTTCCCCGTCGGATAGTCGGCCAGAAACTCCTGCATCGCAGCTCTGCGGATCTCTCCCAGTTCTTCAACCGAGCGAATCTGTTCCCAGACAAACTCACCCGCGTTCTCCCGCGTCTGCTGTAATACGGTCTCGAACGTCTCGTCAATCCGCTGACCGATCTCCTCAGCAGAGAATGCATACAACGGATCCACCGAGACCACCGCGCCCCCCTGCCGCGTCAGCGTCGCATTAAAACTGGCCGGCCCGTCCCCGCAACCCAGAATCCGTTGAGAGAGTTCCGCCTCCCCCAGGTCAAACATCGCCCGATATTCCTCAAACGAACGCCCCCAGGGAACCACCTGCTCCAGAGTAAATGCCATAAATCTTTCGTATCTATTTAAATATCAGCAGGAGCCAGCTATTTAATCCGCGTCCACTCCTGCAGCTTGTCATCTTTACTTCGGGGATAATGAATCGTATCAGGTCCGATGAAGAGTGCATCACCTTCGAATAACTCACACAGATCGCAACATTCCAGGATTACTTTTTCGACGGCAGCTTTAGGGGAACGGCTATTGAGCACAGCTTCTCCATAACAGAGAATTTCCAGCGATGTACTCGACGGAGCGTCGTTTTCCTCTATAACAAGTTTGAAGTTAAAGGTATTTTCTGCGATCTTCTTCTCATAGTCGACACAAAACAGAACGATCTGATCTTCGCGAAATCGTCTTTCATACTCCTCAGGCGAATATTCCTGTACTTGATCAGCTTGAACGACAACACTTGACCAGAGATGCTGATGATAGTCGCAACGCACTGCTGCCTCATCGATTTTTGACACCCCTGCTGCAATTCGGTTCGGAGCAATGGAAGTCACGTACCCTTCAAAGAATGACATGCCATCCTTCAGTTCATCAATTACCCACTCTAAATCCGGCCAGAGTTTTTCAAAGTCCATCGAAGTAAAATTCCTCACACCGCAACGAGTCAGGTTTCGATCCCGTCAAACACAGCTGAATCACACAAACTTATGCCGAGGTCTCCCAGGCATAACGGATAAAAGTCCCTCGCTCCTCGATCAGAATTTCCTGTTCGTACCATTCACAGGCAAGCGGGATTGAGGAAGCAGTCCCCTCAGGAACAACCCCGGCATAACGTTGCAGATAAATGCGAACCGAGTCTGCATACTCAAAGTCCTGAAATGCAATCGGTTGAGCAGGAAACGGTGACTCACGCGGCTCGAATGCTCCTGATTCAATCGTCGCCTGAAAAAAGGCCTCCCAGTCAGGAAACTGTTTTGCGTTCGCAATCGCGATCACCAGAAATTCTTCCGAACTGGACGACTCAAATTCATACGGATCCAGGCTTAGAATCTTCATGGCTTCCGGTCCTCGCATCGCAGTCGGTCCAGTTGTTCGATCACCTCAAACACGAACCGCGTCTTCTCAGCATTAAAAGCGACCCGCTCACCGATGGTCTTCATGGCCCAGTCCCGGGCACTGCCGCCGTCCTGACCGAACTCCTCTGACATCGCCGTCCAGTCACACA
Proteins encoded in this window:
- a CDS encoding dual specificity protein phosphatase family protein; the protein is MRIGFLLLLIAVLLVLAAGMHQGLWWLLLWPAFSFALVAAGYFGLGPRVFNKSEAGLVPLFNRCLLFPYLLYLNAIWHGARLLRPEPPLNQLTENLFVSRRLLSHELPAEIVHVIDLTCEQSEPRAQRLRGYHCFPILDREAPSVDALTEWIPQVAMLQGPVLIHCAEGHGRTGLFSAALLLYTRQCGSVEEALRFIQSQRPLVRLSGAQRRVLQTFYEGLETAVPLPVADGARSNDD
- a CDS encoding class I SAM-dependent methyltransferase, with amino-acid sequence MAFTLEQVVPWGRSFEEYRAMFDLGEAELSQRILGCGDGPASFNATLTRQGGAVVSVDPLYAFSAEEIGQRIDETFETVLQQTRENAGEFVWEQIRSVEELGEIRRAAMQEFLADYPTGKAQGRYREAALPVLPFEEAAFDLAVCSHFLFLYSVHFSLEFHLASLRELCRVAREVRVFPLLELGARPSRYREPVVAQLSAEGYDVQIRRVPYEFQKQGNEMLVVSVP